In Halopelagius longus, the following proteins share a genomic window:
- a CDS encoding methylated-DNA--[protein]-cysteine S-methyltransferase: MQVSIFGFPVELDESYVDADPAAVEAQIAAYERGDRTAFDLPVSYPDSFDGRVMRAMAAVPYGETRTYGDIAAELDTSPVAVGQACGRNPVPLVVPCHRVVGTDSLGGFSADGGPELKRRLLTAEGATEGGRQTGLAAFD, from the coding sequence GTGCAGGTTTCGATATTCGGATTCCCGGTCGAACTCGACGAATCGTACGTGGACGCGGACCCCGCCGCCGTCGAAGCGCAGATAGCGGCCTACGAACGCGGTGACCGGACGGCGTTCGACCTGCCCGTGTCCTACCCGGACTCCTTCGACGGACGGGTGATGCGCGCGATGGCGGCCGTCCCCTACGGCGAGACGCGCACGTACGGCGATATCGCGGCGGAACTCGACACGAGTCCCGTCGCCGTCGGACAGGCGTGCGGTCGCAACCCGGTCCCTCTCGTGGTCCCCTGTCACCGCGTCGTCGGGACCGACTCCCTCGGCGGGTTCTCCGCGGACGGCGGCCCCGAACTGAAGCGACGACTGCTGACGGCCGAAGGTGCGACGGAGGGCGGGCGACAGACGGGTCTCGCGGCGTTCGACTGA
- a CDS encoding phosphoribosyltransferase family protein, with protein MKYRSVSELNEDARQLAQDLPSDIDVVAGIPRSGMLAAELLCLHLDVPMTDVEGLCEGTVFGTGNRHDGEPSLDGAETVLVVDDSVNSGAQMRETQRRLEEADLPFDVRYGAVYISTSGHQYVDYWSEVVPIPRVFEWNLMHHPTLKNTCVDIDGVLCRDPTPEENDDGERYREFLATVEPKTIPNQRIGWLVTCRLEKYREETEAWLDEHGVEYDELVMMDLPDKETRQERGNHAEYKADVYEATGANLFIESSERQAAKICDRTKKQVFCYESNEMLRPGRIQRTYRKGNDYLSRLAKNPVGFTAAASKYVLSRSYHGLRR; from the coding sequence ATGAAATATCGGAGTGTCTCGGAACTCAACGAAGACGCACGACAGTTAGCGCAGGACCTGCCGTCTGATATCGACGTGGTTGCCGGGATTCCGAGAAGCGGGATGTTGGCGGCCGAACTCCTCTGTCTTCACCTCGACGTGCCGATGACGGACGTCGAGGGGCTCTGCGAGGGGACGGTGTTCGGGACGGGGAACCGACACGACGGCGAACCGTCGCTCGACGGCGCAGAGACGGTGCTGGTCGTGGACGACTCGGTCAACTCGGGGGCGCAGATGCGGGAGACGCAGCGACGCCTCGAAGAGGCGGACCTCCCCTTCGACGTCCGGTACGGCGCGGTGTACATCTCCACCAGCGGACACCAGTACGTCGACTACTGGAGCGAGGTGGTCCCGATTCCGCGGGTGTTCGAGTGGAACCTGATGCATCACCCGACGCTGAAGAACACTTGCGTCGATATCGACGGTGTGCTCTGTCGGGACCCGACGCCCGAGGAGAACGACGACGGCGAGCGATACCGCGAGTTCCTCGCGACCGTCGAACCGAAGACGATTCCGAACCAGCGAATCGGATGGCTCGTCACCTGCCGGTTGGAGAAGTACCGCGAGGAGACGGAGGCGTGGTTGGACGAACACGGCGTCGAGTACGACGAACTCGTGATGATGGACCTGCCGGACAAGGAGACGCGGCAGGAACGGGGCAACCACGCCGAGTACAAAGCCGACGTGTACGAAGCGACCGGCGCGAATCTGTTCATCGAGAGTTCCGAGCGACAGGCGGCGAAGATATGCGACCGGACGAAAAAGCAGGTGTTCTGCTACGAGAGCAACGAGATGCTGCGACCGGGGCGAATCCAACGGACCTACCGGAAGGGGAACGACTACCTCTCGCGTCTGGCGAAGAACCCCGTCGGCTTCACCGCGGCGGCGAGCAAGTACGTTCTCTCCCGGAGTTATCACGGGCTCAGGCGGTGA